One window of the Babesia bovis T2Bo chromosome 2, whole genome shotgun sequence genome contains the following:
- a CDS encoding phospholipase D (PLD) active site motif family protein, with protein sequence MVLCSMVVSKRASSFVASTRVDSDCDVSPVSHQWPFIESEVRRILGSCHIFSSGSEVVLCDSKVTKWLRVLSTLHSRMGRMSAGNQIMVCGSGDIAACEMIKAIDEAVERVLMEVYIFDDSRLAARFVTALVNASRRGCRVTLVVDYVGSFKFPSLYLNELTKYGVEVLTFNPVTDRNLAVGTFPFRNHKKVLIVDNRIAFCGSMNISADSTTPMMGGNGNFYDVNIRACGPVVCDFVDIFKRTLEMTDYDISNIRCTPATPIEGGVIVQVLESDVSRIRRRTGIQSYLSTLISNAENNIYLTTSYFYPPGFLRRCLMDAIKRNLSIHMLLSGNSDIPGDVNATMHVLRKFFKRISEQTLHKFKVFMTTQEHCHGKYMIVDDLWSSVGSFNWDRWSSRRNLEVSVSVFDPITALQLKSLQQKKEKKSIEYTKQDCLNRPIMLKCFDALIHKLIRFSSRNCFDGLSSAEFKAKFKKAFIRTFIDDNASQIVAISNMASV encoded by the exons ATGGTCCTGTGTTCGATGGTTGTGTCTAAGCGCGCATCTTCCTTTGTGGCGTCTACTAGGGTGGATTCCGATTGCGATGTATCTCCAGTTTCCCACCAATGGCCGTTCATTGAATCCGAAGTCCGTCGTATTCTTGGTTCATGTCATATATTCAGTTCTGGCAGTGAGGTGGTGTTGTGTGATTCCAAG GTTACAAAGTGGTTACGAGTACTGTCGACTCTACACTCCCGCATGGGTCGTATGAGCGCAGGTAATCAGATTATGGTTTGCGGCAGTG GCGACATTGCAGCATGTGAAATGATTAAAGCAATCGATGAAGCAGTTGAACGAGTACTTATGGAagtttatatttttgatgaCTCACGTTTGGCTGCAAGATTTGTCACGGCGCTGGTGAATGCTTCGAGAAGAGGATGCAGGGTTACCCTTGTAGTTGATTAC gTTGGTTCGTTCAAGTTTCCCTCGTTATATCTCAACGAGTTAACAAAATACGGAGTTGAAGTTCTCACATTCAATCCTGTTACCGACAGAAATCTAGCCGTCGGGACATTTCCTTTTCGCAACCACAAAAAAGTCCTTATAGTAGACAATCGCATTGCTTTTTGTGGTTCTATGAATATTTCTGCGGACTCTACGACTCCTATGATGGGAGGAAATGGTAATTTTTATGATGTCAACATTCGAGCTTGTGGTCCTGTGGTCTGCGACTTCGtggatatatttaaaaGGACCCTGGAAATGACTGATTATGACATTAGCAATATTAGATGTACCCCTGCAACTCCAATCGAGGGGGGTGTTATAGTACAGGTACTTGAATCTGATGTGTCTAGAATTAGGAGGCGCACAGGTATTCAATCATATCTTTCGACTTTAATATCCAAC GCtgaaaacaacatatactTAACAACGAGTTATTTTTATCCCCCCGGATTTCTTCGCCGATGTCTTATGGACGCTATAAAGCGTAATCTCAGCATTCACATGCTGTTATCAGGCAATTCAGATATACCTGGTGATGTTAACGCTACTATGCATGTTCTTAGGAAGTTTTTC AAAAGGATATCAGAGCAGACATTGCATAAATTTAAGGTATTTATGACAACCCAAGAACATTGCCATGGGAAATATATGATAGTAGATGATTTATGGAGTTCTGTCGGTAGTTTCAATTGGGATAGATGGTCTAGTAGACGAAACCTAGAGGTGTCCGTTAGTGTGTTTGACCCTATAACAGCATTACAACTCAAAAGTTTACAACAAAAAAAGGAAAAAAAATCCATAGAATACACAAAACAAGATTGCTTAAACCGTCCTATAATGTTAAAATGCTTTGATGCACTTATTCATAAGCTAATCAGGTTTTCTTCACGGAACTGTTTTGATGGCCTTTCAAGTGCCGAATTCAAGGCCAAGTTCAAGAAAGCATTTATTCGTACGTTCATAGACGATAATGCTAGCCAGATAGTGgctatatcaaatatgGCATCTGTCTAA
- a CDS encoding MAC/Perforin domain family protein produces MLTHYVNLCYVIFLVLFKANRCLNHVVVDAQNTIDDVESQTNVVNNGDAIPDISDIDFDDLVSVEIHGDEFDKGTPGMDYLGIGYDAIKGNTMGGEESLLDPGYRAPIINFNWRKSAEGYSPSLNAVYPLYGWVRPVYSCGRSSKIQEIENLDELKKVFSANASIKGDIPAVAFSASAKYKNASEKLAHKTERMYLHTDICVRYQAGIPLNINWDTTSSFMEAMKSLEPLPDTVKKMCSAHDMIDDMTKSECIPLKKWIKFFEMFGTHYVHQLLLGGKLIQTLKINASKLQALKNDSIDVDLVVSSVLGSSSASLLADKVVNKYKLDELGAKSITVIGGNMPNTPITDAEYAIWGNSVAENPMPIGIVGDSLKNLMDKNLRDSYSLAIHKYAELNGATYETLMKLENGGRTGLMKEIKHGESIVTVNWFSNGSECPKGQKILIGFSLLFDPQGRLLGIIPCKTGSYKCTVPLEKENVRSISWAICTIGLQPTIYQVSSINKEKEENTIVSCPYGGVIHMGIKFHAKEDRLTGTSTCKNGINSCEARVEEGNIIGIWAVCSADSLRGDLITIVGSVGDKTVNSSCGKNETLIGGIKAFFNNNKPDNRRSMSIFNCDRFIENCVAECRDDCLAAMVLAFCSIAEV; encoded by the exons ATGTTAACTCATTACGTGAATTTGTGTTACGTTATATTTTTAGTACTATTTAAGGCTAATAGGTGTCTGAATCACGTAGTAGTAGATGCACAAAATACAATAGATGATGTAGAATCACAAACTAACGTCGTAAACAATGGTG ATGCCATACCCGATATTTCTGACATTGATTTTGATGATTTAGTGTCTGTTGAAATTCATGGAGATGAATTCGATAAGGGAACTCCAGGAATGG ATTATCTTGGAATTGGTTACGATGCCATCAAAGGGAACACTATGGGAGGGGAAGAATCTTTGCTAGATCCAGGATATAGGGCTCCCATTATAAATTTCAATTGGAGAAAATCTGCCGAAGGTTATTCTCCTTCTCTAAATGCAGTATACCCATTATATGGGTGGGTCAGGCCCGTATATTCTTGCGGGCGTTCGTCTAAG ataCAAGAAATTGAAAATCTTGATGAACTTAAAAAAGTCTTTTCTGCTAATGCTTCAATAAAGGGTGACATACCCGCCGTAGCATTTTCGGCGTCTGCCAAGTATAAAAACGCATCTGAAAAATTAGCTCACAAAACAGAACGTATGTATCTTCATACTGATATATGTGTACGTTATCAAGCGGGGATACCTCTGAATATTAACTG GGATACCACGAGCTCATTTATGGAGGCTATGAAATCATTGGAACCTCTTCCAGATACAGTTAAAAAAATGTGTTCGGCACATGATATGATCGATGATATGACAAAGAGCGAATGCATTCCTCTTAAAAAATGGATCAAATTTTTTGAAATGTTCGGCACGCATTATGTTCATCAATTACTGTTAG GTGGGAAACTCATACAAACACTCAAAATAAATGCTTCAAAGTTACAGGCGCTTAAAAATGACTCAATTGACGTTGATTTAGTTGTATCTAGTGTATTGGGATCTTCATCAGCAAGTTTACTAGCTGATAAAGTTGTTAACAAGTACAAATTGGATGAATTAGGAGCAAAATCAATTACAGTTATAGGAGGAAATATGCCTAATACACCAATAACAGATGCGGAGTACGCCATTTGGGGGAATTCAGTAGCGGAGAATCCAATGCCTATTGGAATAGTTGGAGACAGTCTAAAAAATTTGATGGATAAAAATTTGCGTGATTCATATTCATTGGCGATTCACAAATATGCGGAATTGAACGGAGCTACATACGAAACGTTAATGAAATTGGAGAACGGTGGTAGGACTGGATTGATGAAGGAA ATTAAACACGGAGAATCTATAGTCACCGTTAATTGGTTTTCAAATGGTTCAGAATGCCCGAAAGGTCAAAAAATTCTTATTGGGTTTTCATTACTCTTCGATCCTCAAGGTAGACTATTGGGAATAATCCCATGTAAAACTGGATC ATACAAATGCACTGTACCACTTGAGAAAGAAAATGTACGATCTATATCATGGGCCATCTGTACTATTGGACTTCAACCAACAATATATCAAGTTTCTTCCATAAACAAAGAGAAAGAA GAGAACACTATAGTATCATGTCCATACGGTGGAGTTATACATATGGGAATTAAATTCCATGCAAAGGAGGATCGACTAACAGGTACAAGCACGTGTAAAAATG GTATAAACTCTTGCGAAGCAAGGGTGGAAGAGGGAAATATCATCGGCATATGGGCGGTCTGTTCCGCAGATTCACTTCGAGGAGATTTG ataacCATAGTTGGTAGCGTTGGTGACAAGACAGTAAATAGTTCTTGCGGCAAGAATGAAACACTTATTGGAG GTATAAAAGCCTTCTTTAATAACAACAAGCCGGACAACAGGAGAAGCATGAGTATTTTTAACTGCGATAGATTTATCGAAAATTGTGTTGCAGAGTGTAGGGACGACTGTTTGGCAGCTATGGTTTTGGCGTTCTGCAGCATTGCCGAAGTATAA
- a CDS encoding Mitochondrial 39-S ribosomal protein L47 (MRP-L47) family protein — translation MHFARCLLSRSSITTTPRHGIDQLWKGGYLDPYTPFSTKERLSKSGLSWPTFLLRRKSFDDLRSLYFACLKEKNLLLGERWASYQQGARVPQYGRLKKVRLTMKRILGVITRREIHQQCIQAKSILAAQEEKEKHETRLFQLKELQKDLLHKVKRMGATESLAKVGWQNDLCGIASEIEDLELKIAPLRKETLQLRTPNWRYERKYSDLPGRITWDKDYIPALRKNMRSKSKFY, via the exons ATGCACTTTGCGCGTTGTCTGCTTTCGAGATCGTCAATAACAACGACGCCTAGGCATGGCATCGACCAACTCTGGAAAG GCGGTTATTTGGATCCTTATACACCGTTCTCTACTAAAGAACGACTGTCTAAATCGGGACTAAGTTGGCCAACATTTCTGCTACGTCGAAAAAGTTTTGACGATCTCCGTAGTCTATACTTTGCTTGCTTGAAGGAAAAAAATTTGTTACTGGGCGAAAGATGGGCTTCTTACCAACAGGGGGCACGTGTGCCTCAGTATGGTAGATTGAAGAAG GTCCGTCTGACAATGAAGCGCATTTTAGGCGTCATAACCCGTAGGGAGATTCATCAGCAATGCATTCAGGCTAAAAGTATTCTTGCAGCTCAG GAGGAAAAGGAGAAACATGAAACTCGTTTGTTCCAACTAAAAGAGCTACAAAAGGATTTGTTACATAAAGTAAAGAG AATGGGTGCAACGGAATCCCTAGCTAAGGTCGGTTGGCAAAACGATCTTTGTGGTATCGCATCTGAAATTGAAGATTTAGAACTGAAGATTGCACCTCTGCGAAAAG AGACATTGCAGCTACGCACGCCTAACTGGCGCTATGAACGCAAGTACTCAGATTTACCTGGACGGATTACTTGGGACAAAGACTACATTCCAGCACTACGTAAAAACATGAGAAGTAAATCCAAGTTCTATTAG
- a CDS encoding putative DNA-directed RNA polymerase II subunit RPB2, whose product MVVGHVYEPTQFVRSQNWAEDSQRKTQDNYAFNNWDNDITKQTNVINYGKNELDAFTDEDSWKVIGSFFNTHGLVHQQIESFNDFVTYRMQETIDQHPPIEITPQPQYHPEDERENNIVYKLKFGQLSLNKPCVEEMAGVLKHIWPQEARLRNLTYSSQIYVDIEQKTYLRDENTNTETLQETITYPRIELGRIPMMLKSAYCWTKDISEDDLADVGECPFDEGGYFIVNGGERVLIGQERMANNYIYIFKKKQPSKYSLVAEIRSQPEFSQGTTPFSIMMKSTSGIAGNRFKSHGQLVGSIPYLKSDIPIAILFRALGCVADRDILQRIVYDFEDKQMLTLMRPSLEETADYSTQEMCLDFIGKRGPTVGAPLETRVQYAKDLLRQHFLPHVGTEPGCESRKCYFLGYMVHRLLLSRLGRIPEDDRDHFGKKRLDLAGSLMASSFGTLFRKMVKDTKRILQQQIDSGREFDVAGAVRSATQITHGLQYQLLTGNWGRDRDGKVVRTGVSQVLNRLTFASYLSHLRRLNTPLGREGKIAKPRQLHNTHWGMICPAETPEGQAVGLVKNLALMCFISVGTAASTINEFLCEWGMDSLDEVPPEVIKDRIKIFINGTWVGCFDEAESLVKTLLELRRRGNIAAETSIVCDIVSQEVKIFTDAGRAMRPLLIVENGNTLAITKTDIARLDNNECNWDGLIESGVVEYVDCEEEEMCMIAMFAEDLKNNSTYCNTYTHCEIHPSMILGVCASIIPFPDQNQSPRNTYQSAMGKQAMGVYATNFNLRMDPLSHLLYYPQKPLVCTRSMEFLRFRELPAGINAIVAIMCYTGYNQEDSLIMNQSSIDRGLFRSAFNRTYVSEEKHVGSTVVERFERPNPATCVGLKRGDYTKLDADGLVQPGSRVLGDDVIIGRTSACNDEEDENLRQDCSCCLRTSENGVVDTVLISSNAKGSRFAKVKVRSIRVPQIGDKFASRHGQKGTIGMTYRTEDLPFTCEGIVPDIIMNPHAVPSRMTIGHLVECLVGKVGACCGMEGDATPFSKLTVQHVAERLFECGYGKHGNEALHCGFTGEMIVSKIFIGPTYYQRLKHMVEDKIHARARGPVTMLTRQPTEGRSRDGGLRFGEMERDCMISHGAAKMLKERLFDQSDAFRIHVCDRCGLCCVADLNRNNFECTACDNKTNISQVTIPYACKLLIQELMAMAIYPKLLLTPA is encoded by the exons ATGGTGGTCGGACATGTCTATGAGCCCACTCAATTCGTGAGGTCTCAGAACTGGGCTGAAG ATTCCCAAAGGAAAACACAAGATAACTATGCATTTAATAATTGGGATAATGACATCACAAAGCAAACAAATGTAATTAACTACGGCAAGAATGAATTGGACGCTTTTACTGATGAAGACAGCTGGAAGGTCATCG GATCTTTCTTTAATACCCATGGCCTGGTCCATCAGCAAATCGAAAGCTTCAATGATTTCGTAACATATCGCATGCAAGAAACTATAGATCAGCACCCACCCATCGAAATTAC ACCACAACCACAGTACCATCCAGAAGATGAACGAGAGAACAACATTGTATACAAGCTAAAATTTGGCCAATTGTCTCTCAATAAACCATGCGTAGAAGAAATGGCCGGTGTGTTGAAACATATTTGGCCACAGGAAGCTAGGCTAAGAAATCTTACATACTCTTCCCAAATTTATGTTGACATCGAGCAAAAAACTTACCTAAGGGACGAGAACACCAACACGGAAACTTTACAGGAGACAATTACATACCCAAGAATAGAACTAGGTAGAATACCTATGATGCTGAAGTCAGCATATTGCTGGACTAAGGATATAAGCGAAGATGATTTGGCTGATGTTGGTGAGTGCCCATTTGACGAAGGAGGATATTTCATAGTTAATGGAGGTGAAAGAGTCTTAATCGGCCAGGAAAGAATGGCCAAcaattacatatatatttttaaaaagAAGCAACCTTCTAAGTACAGCCTAGTGGCAGAGATCAGGTCACAACCAGAATTCTCACAAGGCACCACACCTTTCAGCATAATGATGAAATCAACATCGGGAATCGCAGGAAATAGATTTAAAAGCCATGGACAGCTAGTCGGCTCAATACCATACCTCAAATCTGATATACCAATAGCAATTCTTTTTCGAGCATTAGGTTGTGTAGCTGATAGGGATATACTACAGCGGATAGTTTACGACTTTGAAGACAAACAGATGTTAACTCTCATGAGACCATCTCTCGAGGAGACCGCCGATTATTCGACACAGGAAATGTGTTTAGATTTTATAGGGAAGCGTGGTCCTACAGTCGGTGCACCATTAGAAACAAGAGTTCAATACGCAAAAGATCTCCTTAGACAGCACTTCCTCCCTCATGTAGGAACGGAGCCGGGATGCGAAAGTCGCAAGTGTTACTTTTTAGGATACATGGTTCATCGTTTATTGCTATCAAGATTGGGTCGAATCCCAGAGGATGATAGGGACCACTTCGGTAAGAAAAGACTGGATCTTGCTGGTTCCTTAATGGCATCTAGTTTTGGTACCTTATTCAGGAAAATGGTTAAAGACACAAAGAGGATACTACAACAGCAAATAGATTCAGGTAGGGAGTTTGATGTTGCAGGAGCTGTCAGAAGTGCAACGCAAATTACACATGGACTGCAGTACCAGCTTCTTACCGGAAACTGGGGAAGGGATCGTGATGGCAAGGTTGTCAGAACGGGAGTTAGCCAAGTGCTAAACCGATTAACGTTCGCCTCATATTTGTCACATTTGCGTAGGCTCAATACCCCTCTTGGTAGGGAAGGGAAAATAGCAAAACCGAGACAGCTACATAATACGCATTGGGGTATGATTTGCCCTGCAGAAACTCCAGAAGGCCAGGCTGTTGGACTGGTGAAAAATTTGGCTCTTATGTGTTTCATCAGTGTAGGGACTGCAGCATCTACTATTAATGAATTCCTTTGCGAATGGGGAATGGACTCATTAGATGAAGTTCCACCAGAAGTTATAAAAGATAGGATCAAAATTTTTATTAATGGCACATGGGTAGGATGCTTTGATGAGGCCGAAAGCCTTGTTAAAACACTACTGGAACTTCGTAGGAGGGGGAACATTGCCGCTGAAACTAGCATTGTTTGTGACATCGTCTCCCAGGAAGTAAAAATATTTACAGATGCAGGTAGGGCCATGCGTCCACTGTTAATCGTCGAAAATGGCAATACTCTTGCTATTACTAAGAcagatatcgcaagatTAGATAACAATGAGTGCAATTGGGATGGTCTTATTGAATCAGGGGTTGTTGAATATGTTGATTGCGAAGAGGAAGAAATGTGCATGATTGCCATGTTTGCAGAAGATTTGAAAAACAATAGCACATATTGCAACACCTACACACATTGTGAAATCCATCCATCTATGATATTAGGTGTATGTGCGTCAATAATTCCGTTTCCTGACCAGAACCAGTCACCCAGGAACACATACCAAAGTGCTATGGGTAAACAGGCTATGGGTGTCTATGCCACAAATTTCAATCTCAGGATGGATCCGCTTAGCCATTTATTATACTACCCTCAGAAACCACTTGTTTGCACTCGTTCCATGGAATTCCTTAGATTCAGGGAACTTCCTGCTGGAATCAATGCCATTGTGGCCATTATGTGTTACACAGGATATAATCAAGAGGATAGTCTTATTATGAACCAGTCGTCGATTGATCGTGGCCTATTTAGGAGTGCTTTCAATCGAACATATGTTAGTGAAGAAAAACATGTTGGGAGCACAGTTGTGGAGCGTTTTGAACGCCCCAATCCGGCAACATGCGTGGGATTGAAAAGAGGAGATTATACAAAACTCGATGCGGACGGTCTGGTACAGCCCGGTAGCCGTGTTCTCGGTGACGATGTCATTATTGGAAGAACTTCAGCGTGTAATGACGAAGAGGATGAAAACCTGAGGCAAGATTGTTCCTGTTGTCTGAGAACAAGTGAAAATGGAGTTGTGGATACTGTTTTGATTTCTTCAAATGCTAAAGGGTCCAggtttgccaaagttaAGGTGCGATCCATCAGGGTACCTCAAATAGGAGACAAATTCGCTAGTAGGCACGGGCAGAAAGGCACCATAGGTATGACATATAGAACCGAAGATCTACCATTTACATGTGAAGGAATAGTACCCGATATTATCATGAATCCACATGCCGTTCCCAGCCGTATGACTATAGGTCACTTGGTTGAATGCCTTGTGGGCAAGGTAGGAGCGTGCTGCGGAATGGAAGGAGACGCAACACCATTTTCTAAATTGACTGTGCAACATGTGGCGGAACGCCTGTTTGAGTGTGGATACGGTAAACACGGCAACGAGGCATTGCACTGTGGGTTTACAGGAGAAATGATCGTCAGCAAGATATTTATCGGCCCGACTTATTACCAAAGGCTGAAGCACATGGTGGAAGATAAAATACATGCTAGAGCCAGAGGACCAGTTACTATGCTCACCAGACAACCCACCGAAGGTAGGTCAAGAGATGGAGGTCTTCGTTTTGGTGAAATGGAACGCGACTGTATGATTTCTCACGGGGCGGCTAAAATGCTTAAAGAAAGGCTCTTTGACCAAAGCGATGCCTTCAGGATTCATGTTTGTGACAGATGCGGCCTTTGCTGCGTAGCTGATCTGAATCGGAACAACTTCGAATGCACGGCTTGCGACAATAAGACAAATATATCGCAGGTGACAATTCCATATGCCTGTAAACTTTTAATCCAAGAACTTATGGCAATGGCTATTTATCCAAAACTGCTGCTCACTCCGGCATAA
- a CDS encoding putative integral membrane protein — MAQSDAARQRRKRVLGDSTKRLNSLSKPEYDDDESEPPTSFVEEVFRTQSGKKTPAKKKEDKSDVYSLNHVSTRRIAFFNILSYVVSFIFGTYACYTLHAERVSMYCPFFFRGLFFMMDKFGVGRMINHAMDLWINAPLYVHKKTVMALTYGSMMMSLYPLFSSFFTTNGKKKPSETENSNEEEEKADQYVDISEEQLIRFGSFVARSAAACLVFGLLGYDGLYNMPSIITFLR; from the coding sequence ATGGCTCAATCAGATGCTGCTCGCCAGCGCCGTAAGCGCGTTCTAGGAGACTCTACTAAGAGGCTCAATTCTCTTAGTAAGCCTGAGTACGATGACGATGAATCTGAGCCTCCCACATCTTTTGTGGAGGAGGTTTTTCGTACTCAGAGTGGTAAAAAGACGCCTGCCAAAAAGAAGGAGGATAAGTCTGATGTGTATTCGTTGAATCACGTATCTACTCGTCGCATTGCATTCTTCAACATATTGAGCTACGTGGTCAGCTTTATTTTTGGTACTTACGCCTGTTACACTTTACACGCTGAGCGTGTAAGTATGTACTGCCCATTTTTCTTTCGTGGTTTGTTCTTCATGATGGATAAGTTCGGCGTAGGTCGTATGATAAACCATGCAATGGATCTTTGGATAAATGCTCCATTGTATGTTCATAAGAAAACTGTTATGGCCCTGACGTATGGTTCAATGATGATGAGTTTGTATCCTCTATTTTCTTCGTTTTTTACGACTAATGGCAAAAAGAAGCCCTCTGAAACTGAGAATTCAAATGAGGAGGAAGAGAAGGCTGATCAGTATGTTGACATAAGCGAGGAACAGCTGATCCGATTTGGTTCATTTGTTGCTCGTTCGGCTGCTGCGTGTCTTGTATTTGGACTTTTGGGTTACGACGGTCTATATAACATGCCGAGCATCATTACATTTCTCCGATAG
- a CDS encoding vacuolar iron transporter (VIT) family protein: protein MAPDLVVSIPSVTEGKAVHNEDHLDGSSAVIKVIVFGGIDGILTMFAVVSGCAGAAISPLQTICVTIGTLLASAFSMGHGEFISSKAEHDYMEAERLREEKEVAEKPDMEKKEMFDIYTGRYNFTPEDANCLVDLTFSNKEFFLRHMMVEELGILLVKDELTPVKRGVIMFGSFCVLGSFPLVGFFGYFLNVAKSTSQIIGFTTTALFSILGTMCLGYFKGSYTKQSRIKSAMFMAFNGIVVGLISYLSGLALTAMFPDASV from the exons ATGGCTCCTGATTTAGT GGTCAGTATTCCTTCTGTTACTGAAGGCAAGGCTGTCCACAATGAGGACCATCTAGACGGCAGCAGTGCTGTGATTAAAGTGATTGTTTTTGGTGGTATTGATG GCATTCTGACTATGTTTGCTGTTGTTTCGGGTTGCGCTGGTGCAGCTATATCACCTTTGCAGACTATTTGTGTGACAATTGGTACTCTTTTAGCTTCTGCATTTTCAATGGGTCACGGTGAATTCATCAGTTCCAAGGCAGAACATGATTACATGGAGGCGGAGCGCCTACGTGAGGAGAA GGAAGTGGCTGAAAAGCCAGATATGGAGAAGAAGGAAATGTTCGACATATACACTGGGCGCTACAACTTTACACCGGAGGATGCCAATTGTTTGGTAGACTTGACGTTCAGTAACAAAGAATTCTTCCTGCGTCACATGATGGTTGAGGAGCTTGGCAtacttttggtaaaagaTGAATTGACGCCTGTTAAGCGAG GGGTGATTATGTTTGGCAGCTTTTGCGTATTAGGTTCCTTCCCATTGGTTGGGTTCTTTGGTTATTTCTTAAACGTTGCCAAGTCTACGTCTCAGATCATAGGATTCACCACAACTGCATTGTTTTCAATTTTGGGTACCATGTGTCTTGGTTATTTCAAG GGtagttataccaaacagaGCCGGATAAAATCTGCTATGTTTATGGCGTTTAACGGTATTGTTGTTGGCCTGATATCATATTTATCTGGGCTTGCATTGACG GCTATGTTTCCTGATGCAAGTGTCTAA
- a CDS encoding kelch repeat domain containing protein, whose protein sequence is MESLCQNMFLLQQDISSSPCAPAPRAAHSCDAVGRVLVIFGGWSGNNPLSDAYAFHTLKRRWIRLNLCVEESSVTAPGSKKKTTFNLSSLVRNNHASAVYGGELFIHGGHSGSSWLMDMFAIDVSRLNDVFDNYNPEVPVDAQVRYVSCAGRVPSKRACHTFTRVDDKFYSFGGYDGTMCFNDLDCFDPATATWTRLSKPNGKKPQPRNAHVMVTDGKLLYMNGGHSGPTHYDDIYTYNIATHTWTRVDFSGDVTPLAVRGHSACYFNHEIYIFGGFNGEQVFNTLYVFNPRTCAWRRQPMVSEGAPLSRRQRSCMVPLENSVYIFGGFNGREWLNDTHMLEYRSECTRSFDPMLSSLAQNISKYLDNPKYSDVSISVSGKDIPAHKVILSANSKYFDDILSQEDPPEVIELCGWSLDAVMKMVEFMYSARIRDFHSHTHFKLCEIMGLADACALDTLKNMCQDVLIRKMDVDNVCYMLKYSKLYNADLMRQHCFNFISEHAADVMRTPAFEELSSVPSLVMELAKLSVKS, encoded by the coding sequence ATGGAATCATTATGTCAAAATATGTTTTTGTTGCAGCAGGACATCAGTTCCTCTCCTTGTGCACCAGCTCCACGTGCTGCTCACAGCTGTGACGCTGTAGGTCGTGTTCTTGTGATATTCGGTGGTTGGAGTGGCAATAATCCTTTATCGGATGCTTATGCATTCCATACTCTTAAGCGTCGTTGGATTCGTTTGAACTTGTGCGTGGAGGAGTCTTCTGTCACTGCTCCTGGTTCTAAGAAGAAGACTACTTTTAATTTGTCATCGCTTGTTCGTAACAACCATGCTTCTGCTGTATACGGTGGTGAATTGTTTATCCACGGTGGGCACAGCGGTTCTTCTTGGTTAATGGATATGTTTGCAATTGACGTTTCTAGATTGAACGATGTTTTTGACAATTACAACCCGGAGGTGCCTGTTGATGCACAAGTTCGTTATGTTTCTTGTGCCGGCAGGGTTCCCAGTAAGCGTGCTTGTCATACTTTTACTCGTGTAGATGATAAGTTTTACAGTTTCGGTGGTTATGACGGTACTATGTGTTTTAACGATCTTGACTGCTTTGACCCTGCCACTGCTACGTGGACTCGTTTGAGCAAGCCCAATGGTAAGAAGCCTCAGCCTCGCAATGCTCATGTGATGGTAACTGATGGCAAGCTTTTATACATGAATGGTGGTCACTCTGGTCCTACTCACTATGatgacatatatacttACAACATTGCTACTCACACTTGGACTCGTGTTGATTTTTCTGGTGATGTGACTCCTTTGGCTGTTCGTGGTCATTCTGCTTGTTACTTCAATCACgagatatatatctttgGTGGTTTCAATGGTGAGCAGGTGTTTAACACATTGTATGTATTTAACCCACGCACTTGTGCATGGCGTCGTCAGCCCATGGTATCCGAGGGAGCTCCTTTATCTCGCCGTCAGCGCAGTTGCATGGTCCCATTGGAGaacagtgtatatatatttggtgGTTTTAATGGTCGTGAGTGGCTGAATGACACTCATATGTTGGAATACCGTTCTGAGTGCACTCGTTCTTTTGACCCTATGCTATCATCATTGGCGCAGAACATCAGTAAGTATTTGGACAACCCTAAGTATTCCGACGTTTCTATATCGGTTTCGGGTAAGGACATTCCCGCACATAAGGTGATTCTGAGTGCCAACTCTAAGTATTTTGACGATATTTTAAGTCAAGAGGACCCTCCTGAGGTGATTGAGTTATGCGGCTGGTCATTGGATGCCGTTATGAAGATGGTTGAGTTTATGTATTCTGCTAGAATTCGTGACTTTCACAGTCACACTCACTTTAAGCTTTGTGAGATAATGGGACTTGCAGATGCTTGTGCCCTCGACACTTTGAAGAACATGTGTCAGGATGTTTTAATTCGTAAGATGGACGTTGACAATGTATGTTACATGCTTAAGTACTCCAAGTTGTACAACGCTGACTTGATGCGCCAGCACTGCTTTAACTTTATTTCTGAGCATGCTGCTGATGTCATGCGTACACCAGCGTTTGAGGAGCTTTCTTCTGTGCCTTCTCTCGTCATGGAGTTGGCCAAACTCTCCGTGAAGAGCTGA